Proteins found in one Bacillus subtilis subsp. subtilis str. 168 genomic segment:
- the thiL gene encoding thiamine-monophosphate kinase (Evidence 2a: Function from experimental evidences in other organisms; PubMedId: 16291685, 26443755; Product type e: enzyme), which yields MDEFDLIHSITPRTIHHSSVDVGIGDDAALYTAKHGVQEIVCVDTMVEDVHFKLHYSSPEDIGYKALAVNISDIAAMGGIPKFYLVSLAVPSKWTESEIKAMYEGMNELAKLYHMDLIGGDTVSTADKLVVTVTVIGEIEKGQACLRSLAKPNDIVFVTGEIGSSAAGLSLLLEETNPQNSSVETDYFIHRHKRPEPRVSVGRLCSIFKRAALNDVSDGLASELNEIAEASCVSIEIVESMLPIHSDLPKLHPNWKEWALFGGEDFELTGTVSNEEWEVLKQECAALHLPITKIGYVREKTKSKVILKTDQTSMILEKKGYNHFK from the coding sequence ATGGATGAATTTGATTTGATACATAGCATTACTCCGCGGACCATTCACCATTCTTCCGTTGATGTAGGAATAGGTGATGATGCAGCGCTCTACACTGCGAAACACGGCGTTCAGGAAATTGTTTGTGTTGATACTATGGTAGAAGACGTGCACTTCAAATTACACTATTCCTCACCTGAAGATATCGGGTACAAGGCGTTAGCCGTTAATATAAGTGATATTGCCGCGATGGGAGGCATTCCTAAGTTTTATCTGGTATCACTTGCGGTACCTTCAAAATGGACTGAATCTGAAATCAAGGCGATGTATGAAGGAATGAATGAACTGGCGAAACTATATCATATGGATCTGATTGGCGGCGATACAGTTTCTACCGCTGACAAATTAGTCGTTACAGTCACTGTAATCGGTGAAATTGAAAAGGGACAGGCCTGTTTGCGCAGCTTGGCAAAACCGAATGATATTGTGTTTGTAACCGGTGAAATCGGTTCTTCTGCAGCAGGGCTTTCTTTATTGCTGGAAGAGACTAATCCTCAAAACTCATCTGTGGAAACGGATTACTTTATCCACAGGCATAAACGGCCTGAGCCAAGAGTAAGCGTCGGCAGATTATGCTCGATTTTTAAACGGGCAGCTTTAAATGATGTTAGTGACGGATTGGCTAGTGAACTGAACGAGATTGCAGAAGCCAGCTGTGTTTCAATTGAAATTGTTGAAAGCATGCTTCCAATTCATTCTGATTTGCCTAAGCTTCATCCTAACTGGAAAGAATGGGCTTTGTTTGGCGGTGAGGATTTTGAGCTGACAGGGACGGTTTCAAATGAGGAGTGGGAAGTGTTGAAGCAGGAGTGCGCAGCGCTTCATCTTCCCATTACAAAGATTGGCTATGTCAGGGAAAAAACAAAATCTAAAGTGATCCTAAAAACAGATCAAACATCAATGATCTTAGAGAAAAAGGGATATAATCATTTTAAATAA
- the tsaE gene encoding tRNA(NNU) t(6)A37 threonylcarbamoyladenosine modification; ADP binding protein (Evidence 1a: Function from experimental evidences in the studied strain; PubMedId: 12682299, 17005971, 19246765, 19376873, 19578062, 20701780, 20824107, 21183954, 21285948, 22378793, 23072323; Product type e : enzyme) produces the protein MKQLKWRTVNPEETKAIAKLTAAFAKPGDVLTLEGDLGAGKTTFTKGFAEGLGITRIVNSPTFTIIKEYNDGVLPLYHMDVYRMEDESEDLGLDEYFHGQGVCLVEWAHLIEEQLPQERLQIVIKRAGDDEREITFTAVGNRYEMLCEELSRHDNISN, from the coding sequence GTGAAGCAATTAAAATGGAGAACTGTAAATCCAGAAGAAACAAAAGCAATTGCCAAGCTGACGGCAGCGTTTGCTAAACCGGGAGACGTCCTGACATTAGAGGGCGATTTAGGTGCAGGAAAAACGACTTTTACGAAAGGTTTTGCAGAAGGGCTGGGAATTACACGTATTGTAAACAGTCCGACTTTTACAATTATAAAAGAATATAACGATGGCGTACTTCCTCTTTATCACATGGATGTGTATAGAATGGAAGATGAAAGTGAAGATTTGGGACTTGATGAATATTTTCACGGACAAGGTGTCTGTCTCGTTGAATGGGCTCATTTAATTGAAGAACAGCTGCCACAGGAGCGACTGCAAATTGTCATCAAAAGAGCTGGTGATGATGAGCGGGAAATTACCTTTACTGCTGTCGGGAATCGGTATGAAATGCTTTGTGAGGAGTTAAGTAGACATGACAATATTAGCAATTGA
- the tsaB gene encoding tRNA(NNU) t(6)A37 threonylcarbamoyladenosine modification; protease involved in TsaD function (Evidence 1a: Function from experimental evidences in the studied strain; PubMedId: 12682299, 17005971, 20944216, 19376873, 19578062, 20701780, 20824107, 21183954, 21285948, 22378793, 23072323; Product type e : enzyme): MTILAIDTSNYTLGIALLREDTVIAEYITYLKKNHSVRAMPAVHSLLNDCDMAPQDLSKIVVAKGPGSYTGVRIGVTLAKTLAWSLDIPISAVSSLETLAANGRHFDGLISPIFDARRGQVYTGLYQYKNGLLEQVVPDQNVMLADWLEMLKEKDRPVLFLGHDTSLHKQMIEDVLGTKGFIGTAAQHNPRPSELAFLGKEKEAADVHGLVPDYLRLAEAEAKWIESQK; the protein is encoded by the coding sequence ATGACAATATTAGCAATTGATACATCAAATTATACATTGGGCATTGCGCTGCTTCGAGAAGACACTGTTATAGCAGAATACATTACATATTTGAAAAAGAACCACTCTGTAAGAGCGATGCCTGCTGTTCATTCATTGCTGAATGATTGTGATATGGCACCGCAGGACCTTTCTAAAATTGTCGTTGCAAAAGGCCCTGGTTCATACACAGGAGTAAGAATAGGTGTGACGTTGGCCAAAACACTTGCCTGGTCTTTAGACATTCCAATAAGTGCTGTATCAAGTCTTGAGACGCTTGCGGCAAATGGCCGGCATTTTGACGGTCTGATCAGCCCAATCTTTGATGCTAGACGGGGACAGGTGTACACAGGTCTGTATCAATATAAAAATGGGCTTTTAGAGCAAGTTGTTCCAGATCAAAATGTGATGCTGGCAGATTGGCTGGAGATGCTAAAAGAAAAGGACCGCCCTGTTTTGTTTTTAGGCCATGATACTTCTCTTCACAAGCAGATGATCGAGGATGTGCTTGGAACAAAAGGATTCATTGGAACTGCCGCCCAGCATAACCCGCGCCCTTCAGAATTGGCTTTTCTCGGGAAGGAAAAGGAAGCAGCTGATGTTCATGGGCTTGTCCCGGATTACTTGCGGCTGGCAGAAGCTGAAGCGAAATGGATTGAAAGTCAAAAGTAG
- the rimI gene encoding ribosomal protein S18 alanine N-acetyltransferase (Evidence 2a: Function from experimental evidences in other organisms; PubMedId: 2828880; Product type e : enzyme) — MKTKAAVRNMRLEDIDHVYEIEASSFTSPWTKDSFYHELLENPYAHYLVIEKDGHLAGYCGIWIVMDDAQITNIAIKPEYRGQSLGETLFRSAVELCKEKDARRLSLEVRVSNHPAQGLYKKFGMQPGGIRKNYYTDNGEDALIMWVTINE, encoded by the coding sequence ATGAAAACAAAAGCAGCGGTCAGAAATATGCGGCTTGAAGATATAGATCACGTATACGAAATCGAAGCATCCTCCTTTACGTCTCCTTGGACGAAGGATTCGTTTTATCATGAGCTGCTGGAAAATCCGTATGCTCATTATCTCGTGATTGAAAAGGACGGCCATCTTGCTGGGTATTGCGGGATTTGGATTGTGATGGACGATGCCCAGATTACAAATATAGCGATAAAACCAGAGTATCGCGGCCAGTCTTTAGGAGAAACGCTTTTTCGCTCAGCTGTTGAACTGTGCAAAGAAAAAGACGCAAGGCGGCTTTCGCTTGAAGTGAGGGTTTCGAATCATCCTGCTCAAGGCTTATATAAGAAATTCGGGATGCAGCCCGGCGGAATAAGAAAGAACTATTATACTGATAACGGGGAAGATGCGTTAATTATGTGGGTGACGATAAATGAGTGA
- the tsaD gene encoding tRNA(NNU) t(6)A37 threonylcarbamoyladenosine modification; glycation binding protein (Evidence 2a: Function from experimental evidences in other organisms; PubMedId: 11073929, 12682299, 9743119, 20824107, 21625506, 21873492, 19376873, 19578062, 20701780, 20824107, 21183954, 21285948, 22378793; Product type e: enzyme), with the protein MSEQKDMYVLGIETSCDETAAAIVKNGKEIISNVVASQIESHKRFGGVVPEIASRHHVEQITLVIEEAFRKAGMTYSDIDAIAVTEGPGLVGALLIGVNAAKALSFAYNIPLVGVHHIAGHIYANRLVEDIVFPALALVVSGGHTELVYMKEHGSFEVIGETLDDAAGEAYDKVARTMGLPYPGGPQIDKLAEKGNDNIPLPRAWLEEGSYNFSFSGLKSAVINTLHNASQKGQEIAPEDLSASFQNSVIDVLVTKTARAAKEYDVKQVLLAGGVAANRGLRAALEKEFAQHEGITLVIPPLALCTDNAAMIAAAGTIAFEKGIRGAYDMNGQPGLELTSYQSLTR; encoded by the coding sequence ATGAGTGAGCAAAAAGACATGTACGTATTAGGAATTGAAACAAGCTGTGATGAGACTGCTGCAGCTATTGTGAAAAACGGGAAAGAGATCATTTCAAACGTAGTAGCCTCTCAAATTGAAAGCCATAAGCGCTTCGGAGGCGTTGTTCCGGAAATTGCTTCAAGACATCATGTTGAACAAATCACTTTGGTTATAGAAGAGGCGTTTCGCAAAGCTGGCATGACGTATAGTGATATTGATGCGATTGCAGTAACAGAAGGTCCGGGACTGGTGGGAGCGCTTCTTATCGGAGTGAATGCCGCTAAAGCATTGAGCTTTGCATATAACATTCCGTTAGTAGGCGTTCATCATATAGCCGGTCATATATACGCGAACCGTCTTGTAGAAGACATCGTGTTCCCGGCACTGGCATTGGTCGTTTCAGGAGGCCATACAGAACTGGTTTATATGAAGGAACATGGATCATTTGAAGTCATTGGGGAAACCCTTGATGATGCGGCAGGAGAAGCCTACGACAAAGTGGCGCGGACGATGGGATTGCCATATCCGGGTGGACCGCAAATTGACAAGCTAGCTGAAAAAGGGAATGACAATATTCCGCTTCCTCGCGCATGGCTTGAAGAAGGCTCTTACAACTTCAGCTTTAGCGGATTGAAGTCTGCGGTGATCAATACGCTTCATAATGCATCCCAAAAAGGGCAAGAGATTGCTCCGGAAGATTTGTCTGCCAGTTTCCAAAATAGTGTGATCGATGTCTTGGTAACCAAAACGGCGCGCGCGGCAAAGGAATATGATGTCAAACAGGTCCTTTTAGCCGGAGGAGTAGCTGCAAACAGAGGCCTCAGAGCTGCATTAGAAAAGGAATTTGCCCAGCATGAAGGGATTACGCTTGTCATTCCTCCATTAGCTTTATGCACGGATAATGCTGCGATGATTGCTGCTGCTGGTACAATTGCTTTTGAAAAAGGAATTCGCGGTGCATATGATATGAATGGCCAGCCCGGCCTTGAATTGACTTCTTATCAAAGTCTCACGAGATAA
- the ydiF gene encoding putative energy-sensing inhibitor of translation (Evidence 3: Putative function from multiple computational evidences; PubMedId: 11916677, 16109936, 24389466; Product type r: regulator), with amino-acid sequence MMILQVNQLSKSFGADTILNNIKLEVRNRDRIAIVGRNGAGKSTLLKIIAGQLSYEKGEIIKPKDITMGYLAQHTGLDSKLTIKEELLTVFDHLKAMEKEMRAMEEKMAAADPGELESIMKTYDRLQQEFKDKGGYQYEADVRSVLHGLGFSHFDDSTQVQSLSGGQKTRLALGKLLLTQPDLLILDEPTNHLDIDTLTWLEHYLQGYSGAILIVSHDRYFLDKVVNQVYEVSRAESKKYHGNYSAYLDQKAAQYEKDLKMYEKQQDEIAKLQDFVDRNLARASTTKRAQSRRKQLERMDVMSKPLGDEKSANFHFDITKQSGNEVLRVQDLTISYENQPPLLTEVSFMLTRGESAALVGPNGIGKSTLLKTLIDTLKPDQGTISYGSNVSVGYYDQEQAELTSSKRVLDELWDEYPGLPEKEIRTCLGNFLFSGDDVLKPVHSLSGGEKARLALAKLMLQKANFLILDEPTNHLDLDSKEVLENALIDYPGTLLFVSHDRYFINRIATRVLELSSSHIEEYLGDYDYYTEKKTEQLELEKMNQQEETDKTPATVKSDSKRSYEEEKEWKKKERQRLRRIEEIETTVQTIEENISRNDELLCDPEVYQDHEKVQAIHADNEKLNQELESLLSEWEELSTEED; translated from the coding sequence ATGATGATCTTACAAGTTAATCAGCTGTCCAAATCATTTGGTGCTGATACTATTTTAAACAATATAAAGCTGGAAGTCAGAAATCGTGATCGCATCGCCATTGTAGGAAGAAATGGCGCCGGAAAATCCACGCTCCTTAAAATTATCGCAGGCCAGCTTTCGTATGAAAAGGGCGAAATTATTAAACCGAAAGATATTACAATGGGATATCTCGCCCAGCATACTGGCTTGGATTCTAAGCTTACCATAAAAGAAGAGCTGCTGACTGTTTTTGACCACTTAAAAGCAATGGAAAAGGAAATGCGGGCTATGGAAGAAAAAATGGCGGCAGCTGACCCGGGTGAATTAGAAAGCATCATGAAAACCTACGACCGTCTTCAGCAGGAATTCAAAGATAAAGGCGGTTATCAATATGAAGCGGATGTTAGATCTGTGCTGCATGGTCTCGGCTTCAGCCATTTTGACGATTCTACACAGGTTCAAAGCCTCAGCGGAGGCCAGAAAACAAGACTGGCTTTAGGTAAGCTTCTATTAACACAGCCTGATTTGCTCATTCTTGATGAGCCGACAAACCATCTGGATATTGATACGCTTACCTGGCTTGAGCATTATTTACAAGGCTATTCAGGCGCCATTCTCATCGTTTCGCATGACCGCTACTTTTTGGACAAAGTAGTAAACCAGGTATACGAGGTATCAAGAGCAGAAAGCAAAAAGTATCACGGCAACTACAGCGCTTATCTCGACCAAAAAGCCGCGCAGTATGAAAAAGATCTGAAAATGTATGAAAAGCAGCAGGACGAGATTGCAAAGCTGCAGGACTTCGTAGATCGAAATCTGGCGAGAGCCTCTACCACCAAAAGGGCGCAAAGCCGCAGAAAGCAGCTTGAGCGAATGGATGTCATGTCAAAACCGCTTGGCGATGAAAAATCCGCAAACTTTCATTTTGATATTACAAAACAGAGCGGAAATGAAGTCCTTCGTGTTCAGGATCTCACAATCAGCTATGAAAACCAGCCGCCGCTTTTAACAGAAGTGTCATTCATGCTCACAAGAGGAGAAAGCGCTGCGCTTGTCGGCCCTAACGGAATAGGTAAATCGACATTGCTGAAAACATTAATAGACACCCTAAAACCAGATCAGGGAACAATTTCTTACGGCTCAAATGTCAGTGTCGGCTATTATGACCAGGAACAGGCTGAGTTGACTTCCTCTAAACGTGTCCTTGATGAGCTGTGGGACGAGTACCCCGGGCTCCCAGAAAAAGAAATCAGAACGTGTCTCGGAAATTTCTTATTCTCCGGAGATGATGTGCTGAAACCAGTTCATTCACTGAGCGGAGGCGAAAAAGCAAGATTGGCTCTAGCTAAGCTGATGCTTCAAAAAGCCAACTTTCTCATCCTTGATGAACCGACGAACCATCTGGATTTAGACAGCAAAGAAGTTCTCGAAAACGCGCTGATTGATTATCCAGGCACACTGTTATTTGTCTCACATGACAGATATTTTATTAACAGAATCGCCACAAGAGTATTGGAGCTTTCTTCAAGCCATATAGAGGAGTATCTGGGAGATTACGATTATTATACAGAGAAAAAAACAGAGCAGCTTGAATTGGAGAAAATGAATCAGCAAGAGGAAACTGATAAAACGCCAGCTACAGTGAAGTCTGACTCCAAACGTTCCTACGAGGAAGAAAAAGAATGGAAAAAGAAAGAGCGCCAACGACTCCGTCGGATTGAAGAAATTGAAACCACCGTTCAAACCATTGAGGAGAACATCAGCCGCAATGATGAATTGCTATGTGACCCTGAAGTCTATCAGGATCATGAAAAAGTACAAGCTATCCATGCAGACAATGAGAAGCTTAATCAGGAGCTGGAATCTCTTTTGTCCGAATGGGAAGAACTATCCACAGAAGAAGATTAA
- the moaC gene encoding molybdenum cofactor biosynthesis protein C (Evidence 2a: Function from experimental evidences in other organisms; PubMedId: 10903949, 16632608, 18607082, 20606263, 25941396, 26575208; Product type e : enzyme), protein MNGFSHFNEQGRAQMVDISEKSSTVRTAAAVSSVHMKNEVYEKIQSHDIGKGDVLAVAQVAGIMAAKQTSNIIPMCHPLSLSGVDISFDWKIKEAEVILHIKAQVKTKGSTGVEMEALTSASVCALTVYDMCKALDKGMVIGPTFLLEKTGGKNGDFKRELSEYNLEDQK, encoded by the coding sequence ATGAATGGATTTTCTCATTTTAATGAACAGGGCAGAGCCCAGATGGTGGATATTAGCGAAAAATCTTCGACTGTCCGTACTGCGGCGGCTGTTTCAAGCGTACACATGAAGAATGAAGTGTACGAGAAAATACAAAGTCACGATATCGGCAAAGGAGATGTACTGGCTGTCGCACAGGTGGCAGGCATTATGGCCGCAAAGCAAACGTCGAATATCATTCCGATGTGCCATCCGCTTTCATTGAGCGGGGTAGATATATCGTTTGACTGGAAAATAAAAGAAGCAGAAGTTATACTTCATATAAAAGCACAGGTCAAAACGAAAGGGAGTACAGGTGTGGAAATGGAAGCGCTCACTTCTGCATCGGTGTGCGCTCTTACCGTTTACGATATGTGCAAGGCCCTTGATAAGGGAATGGTCATCGGCCCTACTTTCTTGCTGGAGAAGACAGGCGGGAAAAACGGTGACTTTAAAAGAGAACTATCCGAGTATAATTTGGAGGACCAAAAATGA
- the rex gene encoding transcription repressor of cydABCD and yjlC-ndh expression (Evidence 1a: Function from experimental evidences in the studied strain; PubMedId: 15231791, 16207915, 17015645, 17322317, 18485070, 21402078, 23046954, 26735940; Product type r: regulator), with the protein MNKDQSKIPQATAKRLPLYYRFLKNLHASGKQRVSSAELSDAVKVDSATIRRDFSYFGALGKKGYGYNVDYLLSFFRKTLDQDEMTDVILIGVGNLGTAFLHYNFTKNNNTKISMAFDINESKIGTEVGGVPVYNLDDLEQHVKDESVAILTVPAVAAQSITDRLVALGIKGILNFTPARLNVPEHIRIHHIDLAVELQSLVYFLKHYSVLEEIE; encoded by the coding sequence ATGAATAAGGATCAATCAAAAATTCCGCAGGCGACGGCGAAACGGCTGCCGCTTTACTATCGCTTTTTAAAGAATCTGCATGCGTCAGGAAAACAGCGTGTATCATCCGCTGAACTCAGTGATGCCGTAAAGGTTGATTCTGCCACGATTCGGAGGGATTTTTCCTATTTTGGAGCTCTTGGCAAAAAAGGATACGGATATAATGTGGATTATTTGCTGTCTTTTTTCCGGAAAACGCTTGATCAGGATGAGATGACAGACGTCATCTTGATTGGTGTCGGGAACTTGGGAACGGCATTTCTTCACTATAATTTCACAAAAAACAATAACACAAAAATTTCTATGGCTTTTGATATAAATGAGAGTAAAATAGGAACTGAGGTAGGCGGCGTGCCCGTCTATAACCTTGATGACCTTGAACAACACGTAAAAGATGAATCAGTTGCCATTCTTACAGTGCCAGCAGTTGCCGCTCAATCCATTACAGACAGATTGGTCGCATTAGGAATCAAGGGAATCCTTAATTTTACGCCGGCCCGTTTGAATGTGCCGGAACACATTCGAATTCATCATATAGATTTAGCAGTTGAGCTTCAGTCACTGGTTTATTTTTTGAAGCATTATTCAGTTTTAGAGGAAATCGAATAG
- the tatAY gene encoding component of the twin-arginine pre-protein translocation pathway (Evidence 1a: Function from experimental evidences in the studied strain; PubMedId: 15187182, 19049517, 22041895, 22544248, 24652282, 26239117, 22720735; Product type t: transporter), producing MPIGPGSLAVIAIVALIIFGPKKLPELGKAAGDTLREFKNATKGLTSDEEEKKKEDQ from the coding sequence ATGCCGATCGGTCCTGGAAGCCTTGCTGTTATCGCAATCGTTGCTCTGATTATCTTCGGTCCCAAAAAGCTGCCTGAATTGGGGAAAGCAGCGGGAGACACACTTCGTGAATTTAAAAACGCTACTAAAGGATTAACGAGTGATGAAGAGGAAAAAAAGAAAGAAGATCAGTAA
- the tatCY gene encoding component of the twin-arginine pre-protein translocation pathway (Evidence 1a: Function from experimental evidences in the studied strain; PubMedId: 11007775, 15187182, 15849754, 16850406, 19049517, 22720735; Product type t : transporter) — MTRMKVNQMSLLEHIAELRKRLLIVALAFVVFFIAGFFLAKPIIVYLQETDEAKQLTLNAFNLTDPLYVFMQFAFIIGIVLTSPVILYQLWAFVSPGLYEKERKVTLSYIPVSILLFLAGLSFSYYILFPFVVDFMKRISQDLNVNQVIGINEYFHFLLQLTIPFGLLFQMPVILMFLTRLGIVTPMFLAKIRKYAYFTLLVIAALITPPELLSHMMVTVPLLILYEISILISKAAYRKAQKSSAADRDVSSGQ; from the coding sequence ATGACACGAATGAAAGTGAATCAAATGTCGCTGCTGGAGCATATTGCTGAGCTTCGAAAACGGTTGCTGATTGTAGCGCTGGCGTTTGTCGTTTTCTTTATTGCTGGATTTTTTTTAGCAAAGCCGATTATTGTGTATCTGCAAGAAACAGATGAAGCGAAGCAGCTTACGCTTAACGCGTTTAACCTGACAGACCCGCTTTATGTGTTTATGCAATTTGCGTTTATCATCGGCATAGTCTTGACCTCGCCGGTTATTCTTTATCAGCTTTGGGCTTTTGTGAGCCCGGGCCTCTATGAGAAAGAGCGCAAAGTAACGCTCAGCTACATTCCGGTCTCTATTTTGCTGTTTTTAGCGGGCTTATCTTTTTCATATTATATTTTATTTCCTTTTGTTGTTGATTTTATGAAGCGGATTTCTCAGGACTTGAATGTCAATCAGGTGATCGGAATTAATGAATATTTTCATTTTCTTCTGCAGCTGACGATTCCGTTTGGACTGCTGTTCCAAATGCCGGTCATCCTCATGTTTTTGACAAGGCTCGGAATTGTGACACCGATGTTCTTGGCGAAAATCAGAAAGTATGCGTATTTTACGCTGCTGGTGATCGCAGCCCTGATTACACCGCCTGAGCTTCTGTCCCATATGATGGTCACAGTCCCGCTTTTGATTTTATATGAAATCAGTATCCTTATATCGAAGGCCGCTTATCGGAAAGCACAGAAAAGCAGTGCTGCCGATCGGGACGTGTCTTCTGGGCAATAA
- the ydiK gene encoding hypothetical protein (Evidence 4: Unknown function but conserved in other organisms), translating to MRNPVVWGMIYFAVGCIFTYLAASSPGSMWSFYSILLMVFAAYNISISFKMFAFSFKIKKNQK from the coding sequence ATGAGAAACCCGGTAGTTTGGGGAATGATCTACTTTGCCGTAGGGTGCATCTTTACTTATCTTGCCGCAAGCTCGCCAGGCAGCATGTGGTCATTTTACTCCATCCTGCTGATGGTGTTCGCCGCTTACAACATCAGCATTTCTTTTAAGATGTTCGCCTTTTCATTTAAAATCAAAAAGAACCAAAAATAA
- the ydiL gene encoding putative membrane protease (Evidence 3: Putative function from multiple computational evidences; PubMedId: 15849754, 16850406; Product type e: enzyme): MRKQYWFIILTYIIMQFSALIAIPLLFKFGYAGGQPTDENMLHAQGLWSVISFIACLVVVLLILRTVPKETLRNGQKDSIGLSILWAIAGFFIALFSQGIAGSIEYYVFGIGRESENTQAILDVIQAVPLMIIVSSIVGPILEEIIFRKIIFGALYEKTNFFFAGLISSVIFGIVHADLKHLLLYTAMGFTFAFLYARTKRIWVPIFAHLMMNTFVVIMQLEPVRNYLEQQSTQMQLIIGGLFL, from the coding sequence TTGAGAAAACAGTATTGGTTTATTATTTTGACATATATCATCATGCAGTTTTCCGCATTAATCGCGATTCCCTTGTTATTTAAATTCGGTTATGCCGGAGGACAGCCTACAGATGAAAATATGCTGCATGCACAAGGATTATGGTCCGTTATCAGCTTTATCGCCTGTCTCGTTGTTGTTCTGCTCATTCTGAGAACCGTTCCGAAAGAAACGCTGCGAAACGGACAGAAGGACTCAATCGGACTTTCTATCCTTTGGGCGATAGCCGGTTTTTTCATTGCCCTTTTCTCTCAAGGAATAGCAGGCTCTATTGAATATTATGTTTTTGGCATCGGAAGAGAATCAGAAAATACACAAGCGATTCTGGATGTCATTCAGGCAGTCCCGCTCATGATTATCGTTTCTTCCATCGTCGGGCCTATATTAGAAGAAATCATCTTCAGAAAAATCATTTTCGGCGCGCTGTACGAAAAAACGAATTTCTTTTTCGCAGGACTGATCAGCTCGGTTATCTTCGGTATTGTTCACGCTGATTTGAAGCATCTCCTTCTATATACAGCAATGGGCTTTACCTTTGCCTTTTTATATGCGAGAACAAAACGGATATGGGTGCCGATTTTCGCCCATTTAATGATGAATACATTCGTCGTCATCATGCAGCTTGAGCCTGTTCGTAATTACCTTGAACAGCAGAGCACACAAATGCAATTGATTATTGGAGGATTATTTTTATGA